The DNA segment AATGTCATTCTTACGGTATCTGCTTATCAGAATCGTGAATATGGTCAGGAGGGCTTGTATATCGGTGTGCCTGCTGTCGTCAACCGTAAGGGAATCCGTGAAATCGTCAGACTGGATCTGAATGAAGTGGATCAGGCAAAGTTCAATCAAAGCTGTGAAACGATTCGGGATATCAATACCCATGCAGTTGACCCGCTGCTGTAAAACAAAAGAAAAAATGATTTGAAGGAACGCCATGTGCATGGATATGAAGCATCCATGTTGGTTTTCCTTTTTTTTGCCTTGAATAACCGGCTGTATATTATGAAAAAGCATAGGATTTTATAAATACCAGTATGTTAAGAAAGCAAATGCAAAGCAACATTTATTTTATAAAGATGCTGATTTGTTTGTATTATTAACATTATGGTAGCCGCCAGCTTCGAGTATCTAATAAGAGGCCAAAAGAGTTTCTTAAAATATTTTCCATTAACATATATAACTACCGATATCCTGGGGCTTACTACTGAATCGTAAAACGTTTTTGCAATATCATAATATAATGCGTTGACTTTATGATTTTCACACGCATTTATGAGAACCTTGTTTCCGCAGTGGCCTCTACATTTAACACCTCCTTCATCAAGAATATTTTTGAAATAATTCAAAGCACAAATGTGTATGTTATACTAGATTATCTTAATCTTGCAATTTCTCAATTCTAATATGCGATTCCCATACATTTCTTAGACGTTTTATGGTACAATGTAACCGATTTATATATAAGTAATAGACAGATGGGTAACGGTCTACTGTATAAACTAATTCGAGTCTAAAGTAATATTAAGATATAAAGGATAAAATCTATGAATAGCGAACGTGCATGCAGCAGCAAGGAGGGAGAATAAAACCTTGTTTTAAAACGATACTATTATCTTAAAATTAGATAATGCAATTAAGAATTATTTAAGGAATCATTCATTGATTACATTACATATTATACGAGGAGGATTAGTATAAAAAAGAGAATTAGTCTAAATAAGTGTAAAGTAAAATACAAAAGGGCTCATTTGGAATCAGTTTAGATATTTCTACCTATATAGAAGAGACGCACTGCATACTGATAGGTGAGTATAAAACTGATGTCAGATGCCTAATACCTATATATTATAATACATTCGTTTAGACTGTAGTGTTTTTATTACTATTTGTGCCGCAAATAAGAATGGCGGAATGGAGGTTATCATGGAAGATTTTACGAAAGAATTCAAAAATCAATTCACTAAAGCAGATTCATGGTTTTTATATAAAAAATATTTTATCGCAGATCGTGGTAACCTATTATGGCCAGCTTCTTTTTTGTATATAGTATGGCTTCTTTATTTAGCATTTGATAAGTCAGATGTGAAATATGCAACTGCTGCTCTGATTGTAATTTTAGTTCTTATATGCTTTTTTATTATAATGTGGCTAAATGTGAAAAGTGTGATCAATAGAGTCAATACATTCCAATTTACGGAAAATGGCATATATATAAATAAACTTCATTTGTTTGATAAAGATGAATTTTTATATATTTTCACAAATCAATTTTTAATTATTAGAAAGCAAAAACTATCTTTTCATTGTACGCGGGTGATCAAAATAAATAATTCTAGTAAAGACAGAATTATAGAAATGTTGAAAAATTATCAATATAACATTGTAATGAGAGATAAACCATTTTATATAGGACTACGTAATTACAAATAAAAAATTTATAACAAAATCATATACTAAACCACATGATTTTGTTATTCCTATTTTACAATATTTTATGGCTTCCTTGGTTTCCAACATAATCTAGTTCATTGCCGCTTATTTTATCTATTGCCTTTTCCACATAAACATGATTTTGTTTGCAGATGCTTCATTCTTTATGCGATTATATAAAGAATATCCCTATAGACATAAATGTGATTCATAATGTAAAGATTTAGTTCTCTCGATAGATTTTCTTTAATCACACTAAGATTTTCATTTAAGAGAGCTCTAAATCTAATTAGTAGCATATTTGAATACTTGTCATACCTAAATCGTATACAGAATAAGGGGTGCGGATATTCCACAAATTTTGCAAAAAACTCAAAGAAGTTTAAAAGGCCGTACAACGTTAGGACGTCAGTGGAAAGGTACAATGGAAGGATGGATCAATATTATGGGATGGAAATCCGTAGTGATACGAGCTTTGAAAAAGATAAGAGTGGAAATGAGCCTAATCAATATCATGATATTAGCGATAGTAAAAGCATGCAATTAGATTGTTCTTTTTCTAGCTTTCATTTCCTTCAATCTCCTGCTTAAAAGGTCGATTTCCAAAATAATTCTAATGAGGATTTTATAGGGATTTCTTCATGTTTCCTGTATAATAAAAGGGAAGCAGTTTTGCACATAAAAAGGAAATGGAGGATTATATATGAAAGAAACGATGATTGCGACATGGAAGATGGCATATGATGGTATACATAAGGGAATGCAGGCGTTGCATGAGCAGGGGATACAGGAAGCAATTGTGACAGCGATTCAAGATGTGGAACAGCGTGAGGAATTTGTATCTGTAGGGAAAGGCGGACTTCCCAACATTGAGGGGCATGTACAGCTTGATGCAGCCTATATGGATGGTAGTACCTTGAATTTTGGCGGTGTGATCGAGGTAGAAAACATATCCTCTGCGATTGAAGTAGCAGCATCACTCTGCGGTAAGCACTGTAACTGTCTATTGGCAGGAAGTGGCGCGGAGGCATATGCACAAACAAATGGCTTTGCATTTGCGAATAATCTGACGAAGGCTTCAAAGAAACGATATGAAAAGGCGAAGAAGGATGTAGATTTAAAAGCATACGATGGACATGATACTGTTTGTGTACTTGCCGGAAAAGGGAATGACATGGCAGCGGGTGTATCGACAAGCGGCTTATTTTTGAAGCATGCGGGCAGAGTAGGAGACAGTCCAATCATCGGTTCTGGATTTTACAGTGACGCGATGGCAGGAAGTGCTGCGGCTACCGGACTTGGAGAGGATATCATGCGTGGCTGCCTGTCCATTCGGGTTGTTGACCAGATGCGTTGCGGTGTGGCAGTCCAGGATGCTTTGATTCAGGTTTTGGATGCACATATGCAGCGTATGAAGCAAGCGGGAAATCACTGTGATGCCATTTCTATGATCGCAATGGACGTACATGGAAATTGTGCCGCTGTCACAAATTTGAAGGAATTTCCTTACGTTGTGGCACAGGATGGCAAGGTAACGCTGATGGTTGCGGCTTATGAAGATGGAATACATCGCTGTTTCCCTGCAGACGCTGCATGGCTGAAGCAATATCAGGGTGATTAGTATGGTGCCGGTTCTGGATCATATTCATATCACTGTTAGTAACTTGAAACGATCGGAAACATTTTATGATAAGCTTCTGCCATTATTGGGGTTTGATCTGCGTTATAAGGAGTACGATTGTGTAAACGCTCATGAATATGAAATCATAGAATACCATCATGCGCAGTTTTCACTGGGACTCATCAGTCCGCGGAGATGTTTCGAGCGGGAATCTATCAATAGAAGGAAGCCCGGTGCTATGCATCATATTGCATTTCATGTTGAGAATAGACATACAGTCGATCAACTGTATGAACAATTCGTTCAGCAGGATATGCAGATTGTTCACGCTCCGAGGCTTTATCCGGAATATTGTGAAGATTATTACGCGTTTTTTTTCAAGGACAGCGAGGGTATTGAACTGGAAATTACTAGTTATGAAAGAAAAAAGTATTTTCCCTAAGGGGGCAGGCGCTGCTGATTATATCCCTTAATATCAAAGAAAAGATGTGATTATTGATATATCATGCGTAGCTGCATCCCATATTCTTTTTATGAATATGGCTGGAAATAACATAAATATGAGGCAGCTTTGAATAGGAAATGTACATGGGAAAATCTATAGGGCTTATTTAGCAAAATCTATACTCAGAAAGGCATATATTAGAAAAGCATATACTTGAAGATATACATATAGCATACAAAAGGAAGGATCAAGCGACATGGATACATTCCATGCATTCGATTCTTCCTTTATAGTATCCTGAAATTGTGAGTGATGCTATACTTTTCATGTATGTAAAAATCAGTCGAAATACGTGATTTTCTTTGGATCAAAGCGGTCTATAATTTCTTTTGCTTCACAGCCATAGCCGACAGCGACAACAGCCACCGGTAACAGGTGTTCCTCCAGCCTATAATATCGGCGAAAATTATCAATGCGCTCCTTTTTGGGGCCGACTGCACACCAGCAGGTGGATAAGCCCTGATGCCGTGCCTCTATCAATATGTTTTCAATCGCAGCACTGCAATCACAGTACAGATATTCTTCCAAATCTGTAGCATTACGATCACCCATCACGAGTATAGCACAGGGAGCCGTTTTCATCATTCCGGTATAAGGCTGCAGCTTCGTCATTTCATCCAGTGCCTTTCGATTGCGTATGATTATAAAGCGCCAGCTCTGTGTATTTCTTGCGGTCGGTGCATGCATGGCTGCACGCAGCAGCTCCTCCAGTTTTTCATCCTCTACCGCCTTGTCTTCATACCGCCGTATACTTTGTCTTGTCCATAATTCTTCCAGCATATAAGCTTCCTCCTTTATCTTTTCTTTAGTATAGCACAAAATCAGGGAATAGACTTAGTGCAAACACGGGCATTCAACATAAGAGAGAAAATAAATTACGCTGCCTACAGAGCCGGTTGAATGGATAAAGAAACTGCTTCCCTTTTGAACCAACACATCATGGCAATATGTTAGGTGTCAGCCTGTTCATGTATTGGCAGGAACCTCTTTCCTGATCATAACTTGCATATCTCTCACCCGGAAAAAGCTCGATGTCACTTTTTCGTATGGATATAAAAAGAAAGTCTGAAGCTGTAATATTCCCACAGCTTCAGACTTTGTAGATGTTCTTTACTTCAAAACGCGTATAAAGCTAATGCCCGTTTGCATACTCCTTCGGCACTCTATAACCGGCATCCAGCTTCAGAAGATAATCCTTTTCGTACTGCATCAACGTGGAGTAGGT comes from the Erysipelotrichaceae bacterium 66202529 genome and includes:
- a CDS encoding N(4)-(beta-N-acetylglucosaminyl)-L-asparaginase; this encodes MKETMIATWKMAYDGIHKGMQALHEQGIQEAIVTAIQDVEQREEFVSVGKGGLPNIEGHVQLDAAYMDGSTLNFGGVIEVENISSAIEVAASLCGKHCNCLLAGSGAEAYAQTNGFAFANNLTKASKKRYEKAKKDVDLKAYDGHDTVCVLAGKGNDMAAGVSTSGLFLKHAGRVGDSPIIGSGFYSDAMAGSAAATGLGEDIMRGCLSIRVVDQMRCGVAVQDALIQVLDAHMQRMKQAGNHCDAISMIAMDVHGNCAAVTNLKEFPYVVAQDGKVTLMVAAYEDGIHRCFPADAAWLKQYQGD
- a CDS encoding glyoxalase, translated to MVPVLDHIHITVSNLKRSETFYDKLLPLLGFDLRYKEYDCVNAHEYEIIEYHHAQFSLGLISPRRCFERESINRRKPGAMHHIAFHVENRHTVDQLYEQFVQQDMQIVHAPRLYPEYCEDYYAFFFKDSEGIELEITSYERKKYFP
- a CDS encoding nitroreductase family protein, whose protein sequence is MLEELWTRQSIRRYEDKAVEDEKLEELLRAAMHAPTARNTQSWRFIIIRNRKALDEMTKLQPYTGMMKTAPCAILVMGDRNATDLEEYLYCDCSAAIENILIEARHQGLSTCWCAVGPKKERIDNFRRYYRLEEHLLPVAVVAVGYGCEAKEIIDRFDPKKITYFD